The sequence ACTCGATGTTCAGTGACAGAAGTTAGTCATTGTGAGCATCCATCATATACTGATGAGATATTACTCCACAACATAGGAATACCAACACATAATCGAATGGCTATCAAACAAAGGTCTGGATACAAGAAGAGCCATATTCATGAAATTGATGAAAGAGATGAAAGACATCACAGATCCAAAAGGCTGAGGGGAGGAGATGGGCAAGCTTTCATCAAACGTCAGGATTCGGTTGACGTAGTAGCTGGTAGGCAAGGAAAGGTAAAGATGGAATCTATATGCTTTTAAACCTAGATTTAGCTAGTATAAGCGCCTTTCAGTTTTCCagattaaatcaattttttagtCTCCTTCCAGTTATAATTTCACTCATACATGACCCTTCTCATctaataatttgtgtttgtgtgtgtgtgtgtttcagcTCTCTAACCAATCAAAAAGACGATTCTCCAATGGCCAAGACACaatagaacaacaacaacaagatggtCAGAAATCAGGAAAGTTAATGTGCAGAAGTGAAGAGAAAGCTGTGCGAGTTGGAAATACAAATAATGATAAAGAAGAAGGCGAGATCATAGAAGGAGAGACGAACGCGAAAGTTGTTGAAATAGACAACGAAAGGATACAAGCGAGtctgaagaagatggagaaacgGAGAGAGAGGTTCAAGGATACCAAAATGGCGAAGACGTTAGAAGCCACATTCGAATCTCAAACCGAACCGAGAGCTAAAACCGATGTTGTTGTTACTACTAATCAACAAAGACCGGCTAGAAAGAGGCGATGGTGTGCAGCAGCAAGTTAAAAAAGTTGATAGGTTAACACAGTAGAGCGGTTAATTGATGGTAGGTTATGTATCAACTAGAAGTGGCTGCTGATCTAACAAAAGTCACAAAACCGAACAATTTGGCTGTGTGATGatctttttttggattttgactATTATAAAGTAGGTTTTAACTAGAAGATTTGATTTGACTTTTGACAAATGCATTCATATTGTAAACCGAAGACAATTAGAGCGTATGATAACCACTAGAACATAACCAGCAGGTAAGAGAATAAACCAGACCGAACCGAACTTCAAATTTTcgacttttgttttgttttgttttgtttttttaatatatttgggaATAATTTTCGTAGCCGTCGGATAAGACGCGGCTGATCTGAAGCGTCtctgccaaaaacaaaaacaaaaataaaaaagacaagagaggaggaggagaagagaatTCAAACCAGTTTCCATCGACGAACGAAACGAGAGGACCTATTTTACAGTCACgattcctcctctctctctctctctctctctctctctctctctctcgcgtaGAGCTCTTCTTTCATCTAACTTCCCCAGGTgcgtttttttctattttccaaTTTCGAACCCAATCAAGGACAGGTCCTCCTTCcaattcatttgattttttttttttttttttttaaactttcgaAGTCTCTCTATAGAAAGATCCGTTTTATTATTATCTGATTAGAACATGACAAGCTGCTCagaatattatttgttaaaaatttatttcgATTTTGATTTAGAACTGTGAAAGTACTGGATCTGGAAGTTACTGGTTAAGACGAGAGGAGAAACAAAAGCGTTGATTCCTTTAATACAAATTTGCTAGCTTCTGAAATCGTGTCAATACGTAGAGTATTAGGGTTTCTCTGAGTTAGATCATTACGCAGTTTTTGAACTTGAATTGTAAACTAGATAGATACGAAtctggagttttttttttttttttcccattgaGATTGCTTGTTACTTACCGCTAATTTATGGTTTGTAGACACACAAGTCGTTAGCTTGGAACATAAGTAGGGGGGGTGCAATGGCGAGGATAAAACCTCAAGCTCTTTTAAAtcaaagcaagaagaagaagactcctAGTCGTATTAGTATTTCCACTATTATCGTGTGTAATCTTGTAGTCGCTGTAGTCATACTCTCCTTGGTCACAACTTATCGACATTGGTCCCAAAGGTTTGTTTCCAATTTCCATCTCTGAATTTTTTTACTACTGCTTTTCATTACTTCTGCTGTGATGTCTCTTTTTTTACTATATGCTGCTTATAGCTAGAAAAGttgatattattggtttatCTCCCCACCAGGTCAAGAAACACAATTGAACATGAAACTCAGAGTCAGCCATTTGAGGtactttttttattagttttctttttttttttgtcaattttggtGAACTTCCGAGCGCTTAGGTTTTAGAGTTGTTGATATGTTACATATGTGATCTGGCTTTGCTTTGTGCTTCAGGACACAAATGCTGCATCGGAGCATAAGAGTTATGACCTTCCTGGTTATGCTGTAAGTTGATATATCTATCTCATCATTGTCTTATTATATGATCTGTTTCATCAGTATTTGAAAGTAGAATTGTTGATGTAACTTGCTTCTATAATTTCTGATCTCATTGTAGGATATAAACACATCAAAAGGACTTATAactgttgaactcttcaaagaAGGTTCCCCTGAAGTTGTGGACAAGTTTCTAGATCTATGGTTAGTATCAGAAATTCATTTGTTATCATTTTAAgctagatagatagataacgAAAAGTTTAGGGATTTGATTAAGCCAGGCCATGACTTTTTTCTTAAGTAGGAGTATTACTTGTAGCTTGATACGATTTTAGTAACGCCAGTTTCTTCGTTGATTGATTTTTAACCCTTGGCTCCTGTTGTACCCCTTCTTGGAGTTTAGAATATGGAACCtcataaaagagaaaaaggctGAATCACTATTTGACGCTATTACAGCTTAATATGATAGTACAACTTATTCGTTGAGTATTGTTTTTGCAGTCAAAAAGATCACTTCAAGGGAATGCCGTTTCATCGGGTTATAAAAAACTACTTGGTACAAGCTGGTCACTCGCCGAGCTCTATACCTGTAGAAGAATGGACAGCTAAAGGAAAACTTCGTGGTCGCCTTCACACAGGGTATCTTTGCTTGTGCTCTGCTTTTTGGATTTTCATTGTACATTCATCATCTCTCGTTGATTTAAAGTCTAAAACCTACCTGTATGTTCTCTTGTTATTCAGCCCAAAACATGAGGCATTTATGTTGGGGACACCAAAAACCAAAGGGAACAACAAGGATTTTGAGCTTCTTATCACAACGGCGCCAATCCCGGATCTGAATGATCAGCTTATAGTGTTTGGAAGAGTCCTTAAGGGAGAGGATGTAGTACAGGTTTGATCCAACCGAACGAACCACACTCTCTCTTTTCAGTTTTACACTTTATGGTATGTTCATGTATTAACGATTCAGTTATATCATTACAGGAGATCGAAGAAGTGGATACGGATGAGCATTACCAACCGAAATCGCTAATAGGGATCACTGGCGTTGTACTGAAACGAGAgatatgaaaatgaaatgaaaatctCTATTCCTTCCTTCCTCTGTAAATGAGGCCCACGCcaaatctttttcttcataCTCACTGTTTGTATAAACCCTCTTTTTGaggtttctcttttcttttctattttacagtttcttcttgtttttgtaattttatttgatctttctcGAGGAAATAGAATCTTTGTTTGATATGCTTCTCTCCTTATATATGCATTACAACAACACAAATTTAGATGCCTAAAAATTACATAAGTAGATTTTA comes from Camelina sativa cultivar DH55 chromosome 19, Cs, whole genome shotgun sequence and encodes:
- the LOC104764363 gene encoding peptidyl-prolyl cis-trans isomerase CYP21-4-like, producing MARIKPQALLNQSKKKKTPSRISISTIIVCNLVVAVVILSLVTTYRHWSQRSRNTIEHETQSQPFEDTNAASEHKSYDLPGYADINTSKGLITVELFKEGSPEVVDKFLDLCQKDHFKGMPFHRVIKNYLVQAGHSPSSIPVEEWTAKGKLRGRLHTGPKHEAFMLGTPKTKGNNKDFELLITTAPIPDLNDQLIVFGRVLKGEDVVQEIEEVDTDEHYQPKSLIGITGVVLKREI